One part of the Nitrospiria bacterium genome encodes these proteins:
- a CDS encoding decarboxylase, which produces MKSKNETSEAMKRTGPAVAGEASADSPSIDLRDFFTASEARVDRWRSLHRLAKELAESTGSKTEPLKTEAADLLAAMEPIEDLCGFPGPRLMEHLHDRIRTGDWTGFLRLVQRISFALLANSYRDDPEAWKLEDEGEVHAPDILPPSIGRGQSRRPYFEILMVSPGERSTWPELREMFRRIRREHDEFIYEPVIVGSLEDALLAVIFNYNLQAVVISDGFGFASQYSVPVLREILQQQVPIDEAARTGDLGATLSRLIRRVRPEMDIYLVTDRNVGKLAGSDEAASIRRVFYGVEEPMEIHLSILEGIKERYTTPYFDNLKRYAQRPIGTFHALPIARGKSIFKSNWIRDMGEFYGANLFLAESSATTGGLDSLLEPTGNIKLAQDAAARALGGDRSFFVTNGTSTSNKIVHQALVRPGDIVLIDRDCHKSHHYGTVLAGAQPLYIDAYPLTQYSMYGSLAIKPIKQALLRLKAEGKLDRARMLVLTNCTFDGHVANVKRTMLECLAIKPDLIFLWDEAWFGFARFSPFLRRRTAMGAAADLRAMIRDPEYRKRYEEFKKQAGELDPKDPRLLDMSLLPDPDKVRLRMYETDSVHKSMSCLRQGSIIVVADQDFHKVEAAFKEAFFTHTSTSPNLQIIASIDVARRQMELEGYELVGRATQLAIEMRREINSHPLISKYFRAATPADMIPAEYRRSGMADYGAPGWTMTDTIKALDDDEFFLDPSRITLLCGNAGYDGTQFKALLSSDYDIQINKTSRNSVLVQININNNRSDLAHLIKALAEMARTIDKRLQEGGESERAAFQARVKSLVEDVPDMPDFSGFHDAFREDPKSATKEGHIRDAYYMAYDAANCEYIKLNSQEIDDRLKNGPPLVSAKFVIPYPPGFPIMVPGQVITQETITFMRKLDVKEIHGFNAVKGLELLKADALARHKAKAAEL; this is translated from the coding sequence ATGAAAAGCAAAAACGAGACATCGGAGGCCATGAAACGAACGGGTCCGGCGGTGGCGGGCGAGGCCTCCGCCGATTCCCCGTCCATTGACCTGAGGGATTTCTTCACGGCTTCGGAAGCGCGCGTGGACCGGTGGCGCAGCCTTCACCGTCTCGCAAAAGAATTGGCGGAATCAACCGGGTCCAAGACCGAGCCATTAAAAACGGAGGCCGCCGACCTCCTCGCGGCGATGGAGCCGATCGAGGACCTTTGCGGTTTCCCCGGCCCCCGGCTCATGGAGCATCTGCACGACCGGATCCGAACCGGTGACTGGACCGGATTCCTGCGCCTCGTGCAGCGTATCAGTTTCGCCTTGCTTGCCAACAGCTACCGGGACGATCCCGAGGCTTGGAAACTCGAAGACGAGGGCGAAGTCCACGCCCCGGACATTCTCCCGCCGTCCATCGGACGCGGTCAGAGCCGCCGCCCGTATTTTGAGATCCTCATGGTCTCGCCCGGCGAACGCTCCACCTGGCCGGAGCTTCGTGAGATGTTCCGGAGAATCCGACGGGAGCACGACGAATTCATCTACGAGCCGGTGATCGTCGGCAGTCTCGAGGATGCGCTTCTGGCCGTTATTTTCAACTACAACCTCCAGGCGGTCGTGATCAGCGACGGCTTCGGGTTCGCCTCCCAGTACTCGGTGCCCGTCCTGCGGGAAATTCTTCAGCAGCAGGTCCCGATCGATGAGGCCGCACGCACCGGCGATCTTGGCGCGACCCTGTCCCGCCTAATCCGCCGTGTGCGACCCGAAATGGACATCTACCTTGTCACCGACCGCAACGTGGGCAAGTTGGCGGGGTCCGACGAGGCCGCCTCGATCCGACGGGTCTTTTACGGCGTCGAGGAGCCGATGGAGATCCATTTGAGCATCCTCGAAGGGATCAAGGAACGCTACACCACGCCGTACTTCGACAACCTCAAACGCTATGCGCAACGCCCGATCGGCACGTTTCACGCCCTGCCGATCGCACGCGGCAAGTCGATCTTCAAGTCGAACTGGATTCGCGACATGGGTGAATTCTACGGCGCAAACCTCTTTCTTGCGGAATCCTCCGCCACCACCGGCGGGCTCGACAGTCTCCTCGAGCCCACGGGCAACATCAAACTCGCCCAGGATGCCGCGGCGCGCGCCCTCGGCGGCGACCGCAGCTTTTTTGTCACCAACGGCACCTCCACCTCCAACAAGATCGTCCACCAGGCGTTGGTACGACCCGGAGACATCGTACTGATCGATCGCGACTGTCACAAGTCCCACCACTACGGGACGGTGCTGGCCGGCGCGCAGCCCCTCTACATCGACGCCTATCCGCTCACGCAGTATTCGATGTACGGCAGCCTCGCGATCAAACCGATTAAGCAGGCACTGCTGCGGCTCAAGGCCGAAGGCAAGCTCGACCGGGCCAGAATGCTTGTGCTCACCAATTGCACCTTCGACGGGCATGTCGCCAACGTGAAGCGCACGATGCTCGAATGCCTCGCCATCAAACCGGACTTGATCTTTCTCTGGGACGAGGCCTGGTTCGGCTTCGCCCGCTTCTCGCCGTTTTTGCGTCGGAGAACCGCGATGGGCGCCGCGGCCGATCTGCGCGCCATGATTCGGGACCCGGAGTACCGCAAACGGTATGAGGAGTTCAAGAAACAAGCGGGCGAGCTCGACCCCAAGGACCCGCGTCTTCTCGATATGTCCCTGTTGCCCGACCCGGACAAGGTCCGGCTTCGGATGTACGAGACCGACTCGGTGCATAAATCCATGTCCTGTCTGCGTCAGGGATCGATCATCGTGGTCGCCGATCAGGACTTCCACAAGGTCGAAGCGGCTTTCAAGGAGGCCTTCTTCACACACACATCGACCTCGCCCAACCTCCAGATCATCGCCTCCATCGACGTGGCGCGGCGGCAGATGGAATTGGAAGGCTACGAGCTCGTGGGGCGCGCCACGCAGCTCGCGATCGAGATGCGGCGCGAGATCAACAGCCATCCGCTCATCTCCAAATACTTCCGCGCCGCGACACCGGCCGATATGATCCCGGCCGAATACCGCCGCTCGGGCATGGCGGACTACGGGGCGCCGGGTTGGACCATGACGGACACGATCAAGGCGCTCGACGACGATGAATTTTTCCTGGACCCGAGTCGCATTACCTTGCTGTGCGGAAACGCCGGCTACGACGGGACACAGTTCAAGGCCCTGTTGTCGAGTGATTACGACATCCAGATCAACAAGACCTCGCGAAACAGCGTGCTGGTGCAGATCAACATCAACAATAACCGAAGCGATCTGGCGCACCTCATCAAGGCCCTGGCCGAGATGGCGCGCACGATCGACAAGCGGCTGCAGGAGGGGGGCGAATCGGAGCGCGCGGCCTTCCAGGCGCGTGTCAAGTCCCTGGTGGAGGACGTGCCCGACATGCCGGACTTCAGTGGTTTCCATGACGCCTTCCGCGAAGACCCGAAGAGCGCCACAAAGGAAGGGCATATCCGGGACGCCTACTACATGGCCTACGACGCCGCGAACTGCGAGTACATCAAGCTCAACAGCCAGGAGATCGACGATCGGCTGAAGAACGGACCGCCCTTGGTCTCGGCCAAATTCGTGATCCCATACCCGCCCGGCTTCCCGATCATGGTGCCGGGCCAGGTGATCACGCAGGAGACGATCACGTTCATGCGGAAGCTGGACGTGAAGGAGATTCACGGTTTCAACGCCGTCAAGGGTCTCGAACTGCTTAAAGCCGATGCGCTGGCCAGACATAAGGCCAAGGCCGCCGAACTATAG
- the aspT gene encoding aspartate-alanine antiporter, protein MEWLIETFKHYPELAIFLTLALGYWVGGLKFGTFSLGAVTGTLLVGVVVGQMQITISPQVKSVFFLMFLFAVGYGVGPQFVRGLKSDGLPQVIFAVLQCVASLLTVLIVAKLFGYNVGLAAGLLSGSQTISAVLGVATDAINRLGISTEDKEKLINAMPVAYAVTYIFGTAGSAWVLASIGPKILGVDLPAECKKLEEKMGAGGETEPGVISAARRFDVRAYRVTNPNLVNRTVAELEALPKEARVFIVRVRHAGAIIEAEPATVIHQDDVVAVTTRQEIHVERGTAIGPEVDDKALLDFPVTLLDVVMTNKSLAGKTLAELAASENARGVFLRKLMRSGLEMPLTPGTQVDRGDVLTLVGAKRDVDRVAKEIGYADRPTNMTDMVFVGAGIVLGGLVGAMAINIGGVPLSLTTSGGSLIAGLIFGWLRSVYRTFGRVPEPALWMMNSVGLNTFIAVVGISSGPAFVLGLKNAGVSLFLAGIITTTVPLVIGVLLGKYVFKFHPAITLGAAAGARTTTAALGLIQDAAKSKTPALGYTVTYAVGNILLITWGLVIVLLMT, encoded by the coding sequence ATGGAATGGCTGATCGAGACATTTAAACATTATCCGGAGCTGGCGATTTTTCTCACGCTGGCCCTGGGGTATTGGGTGGGCGGGCTCAAGTTCGGCACCTTTTCCCTGGGCGCGGTCACCGGGACGCTTCTGGTGGGCGTCGTCGTGGGGCAGATGCAGATCACGATCTCCCCACAAGTAAAATCGGTTTTCTTTCTCATGTTTCTTTTCGCCGTTGGCTACGGCGTCGGCCCGCAGTTCGTCCGCGGCCTGAAGAGCGACGGCCTCCCTCAGGTGATCTTCGCCGTCCTCCAGTGCGTGGCCTCGCTGCTGACGGTCTTAATTGTCGCGAAGCTGTTCGGCTACAACGTCGGCCTGGCGGCCGGTCTCCTCTCCGGATCCCAGACCATTTCGGCGGTGCTCGGCGTGGCCACGGACGCGATCAACCGTCTTGGGATCTCAACGGAGGACAAGGAGAAGCTCATCAATGCCATGCCGGTTGCCTACGCCGTGACCTACATCTTCGGCACGGCCGGGTCGGCATGGGTCCTGGCCTCTATCGGGCCGAAGATCCTTGGAGTGGATCTTCCGGCCGAATGTAAAAAGCTGGAAGAGAAGATGGGTGCGGGCGGGGAAACCGAGCCCGGAGTCATATCTGCGGCCCGGCGCTTCGATGTGCGCGCCTACCGTGTGACCAACCCGAATCTGGTGAACAGGACCGTTGCGGAGCTTGAGGCCCTTCCCAAGGAGGCCCGCGTTTTTATCGTCCGGGTCCGCCACGCAGGCGCGATCATCGAGGCCGAGCCCGCCACCGTGATTCATCAGGACGACGTGGTCGCCGTAACAACCCGACAGGAGATTCACGTCGAGCGTGGAACCGCCATCGGCCCGGAGGTGGACGACAAAGCCCTGCTCGATTTTCCGGTGACATTGCTCGATGTGGTGATGACGAACAAATCGCTCGCCGGAAAGACCTTGGCGGAGTTGGCGGCCTCCGAGAACGCCCGCGGGGTGTTTTTGCGGAAGCTGATGCGAAGCGGCCTGGAGATGCCGTTAACCCCTGGAACCCAGGTCGATCGCGGCGACGTGCTGACTCTTGTCGGCGCCAAGCGTGATGTCGACCGTGTGGCCAAGGAGATTGGCTACGCCGACCGGCCGACCAACATGACGGACATGGTCTTCGTGGGAGCCGGGATCGTTCTGGGGGGCTTGGTGGGCGCCATGGCGATCAACATCGGTGGCGTCCCATTGAGTCTCACTACAAGCGGCGGCTCGCTCATCGCGGGCCTGATCTTCGGATGGCTCCGGTCCGTGTACCGGACCTTCGGCCGCGTTCCAGAACCCGCCCTCTGGATGATGAATTCGGTGGGGCTCAATACCTTCATTGCCGTGGTCGGGATCAGTTCCGGACCGGCCTTCGTGCTTGGACTCAAAAATGCCGGAGTGAGTCTATTCCTGGCGGGGATCATTACGACCACGGTCCCGCTGGTGATCGGGGTCCTGCTCGGCAAGTACGTGTTCAAGTTTCACCCGGCGATTACGCTGGGCGCCGCCGCAGGCGCACGAACTACGACCGCGGCTCTCGGCCTTATTCAAGACGCGGCGAAGAGCAAGACGCCGGCTCTCGGCTACACCGTGACCTACGCCGTGGGCAACATACTGCTCATCACCTGGGGGCTCGTGATTGTGTTGTTAATGACGTAA
- a CDS encoding bifunctional aspartate transaminase/aspartate 4-decarboxylase — protein sequence MAIKSSKSTTSRAEQRELLKLSPFELKDKLITLAAESERESDLQMLNAGRGNPNWICTTPREAFGTLLQFGIEESRRGINIPDAGRMPQKNGIAGRFTSFLESHKEAPGAELLRASFDYGTKTLNFDPDSFAHELAESIIGCMYPVPDRMLRCTERIVHEYLVRELCAGKPPAGRYDLFAVEGGTAAMCYIFDSLMLNRLLHRGDTVALGIPTFTPYIEIPHFDRYAFKVVNIDAGSEQRPDGSHSWQYTDKEIDKLADKRIKAFFLVNPSNPPSYAMRQSTVKRLVKIVKSKRPDLIIITDDVYGTFVPGFRSLMAELPQNTIGVYSYSKHFGCTGWRLGVVAIHQNNIFDKMLGKLSSKDRAALNRRYGSISLAPEKLKFIDRMVADSRQVALNHTAGLSMPQQIQMALFSLFAILDTANSYKTLCQLVVRRRFKALWDGLNLPSPPEEDRASYYAELDLMVWAEKEYGPEFVKFLRKNYECTDVLFRLAEQSGVVLLHGGGFGGPEWSVRVSLANLPEETYPKIGRYLRQAAEGYVKEWKASQKNK from the coding sequence ATGGCCATCAAATCATCAAAGTCGACCACCTCACGCGCCGAACAACGTGAGCTGCTAAAGCTGAGTCCCTTTGAGCTCAAGGACAAGCTCATTACCTTGGCCGCCGAGAGCGAACGGGAGAGCGATTTACAGATGCTGAACGCCGGGCGCGGCAACCCGAACTGGATCTGCACCACGCCGCGGGAGGCTTTCGGAACTCTGCTCCAGTTCGGCATCGAGGAATCGCGGCGCGGTATTAACATACCGGATGCCGGTCGCATGCCCCAAAAGAACGGCATCGCGGGACGCTTCACATCTTTTCTCGAATCCCATAAGGAGGCTCCCGGGGCCGAGCTCCTCCGCGCCTCCTTCGATTACGGGACCAAAACGCTGAACTTCGACCCGGATTCATTCGCGCACGAACTCGCCGAGAGTATCATCGGCTGCATGTATCCCGTGCCGGACCGTATGCTGCGATGCACCGAGCGGATCGTGCACGAATACCTGGTCCGGGAGCTGTGCGCCGGCAAGCCGCCCGCCGGCCGCTACGACCTGTTCGCCGTCGAGGGCGGGACGGCCGCGATGTGTTACATCTTCGATTCGCTGATGCTCAACCGCCTGCTGCACCGCGGCGACACCGTCGCGCTCGGGATCCCGACCTTCACGCCCTACATCGAGATCCCTCACTTCGACCGCTATGCCTTCAAGGTGGTGAACATCGACGCCGGCTCCGAACAACGTCCCGACGGCAGCCATTCCTGGCAATATACCGACAAGGAAATCGACAAGCTCGCGGACAAGCGGATCAAGGCGTTCTTCCTGGTCAATCCGAGCAACCCGCCCTCCTACGCCATGCGCCAAAGCACCGTGAAGCGGCTCGTCAAAATCGTGAAGAGCAAACGGCCCGACCTGATCATCATCACCGACGACGTCTACGGCACCTTCGTGCCCGGCTTCCGGTCGTTGATGGCCGAATTGCCGCAGAACACCATCGGCGTCTATTCCTATTCAAAGCATTTCGGATGCACCGGCTGGCGGCTCGGGGTCGTGGCAATTCACCAGAACAATATCTTCGACAAGATGCTGGGGAAACTGTCCTCCAAGGATCGCGCCGCGCTCAACCGCCGTTACGGCAGCATCTCGCTCGCGCCGGAGAAGCTGAAGTTCATCGACCGGATGGTCGCCGACAGCCGGCAGGTCGCGCTCAACCACACCGCCGGCCTGTCGATGCCCCAGCAGATCCAGATGGCCCTGTTCTCCCTGTTCGCGATCCTCGACACGGCCAACAGCTACAAGACGCTTTGCCAGCTCGTCGTGCGCCGGCGTTTCAAGGCGCTGTGGGACGGGCTGAACCTCCCGTCGCCCCCTGAGGAAGACCGGGCCTCCTATTACGCCGAACTCGACCTCATGGTCTGGGCCGAAAAGGAATACGGTCCCGAGTTCGTGAAATTTCTCCGGAAGAACTACGAATGCACGGACGTCCTGTTCCGTCTCGCGGAGCAGTCGGGCGTCGTGCTTCTGCACGGCGGCGGATTTGGCGGGCCGGAATGGTCGGTCCGCGTATCGCTCGCCAATCTGCCGGAGGAAACCTATCCGAAAATCGGCCGGTACCTCAGGCAGGCGGCCGAGGGCTACGTTAAGGAATGGAAGGCGTCGCAAAAAAACAAGTAG
- a CDS encoding asparaginase, giving the protein MILPILVFLLALAPAAYAKPKIVLLATGGTIAGVQPGPNDPGYKAGEVSVDQLIKAVPQLKDMADISGEQIASIGSQTMTNDVWLKLADRANAVLKQSDVTGVVITHGTDTLEETAYFLSLVVKSDKPVVLVGSMRPSTAIGADGPANLFEAVALAINPEARGRGPLIVLNDEIHYAREAEKTNSTELNTFKSPNRGRAGVMNTGIAHFFFPNSVRHTTKSQFSVDGVKPEDLPRVEIVYSYANFGRDTIDFLVQKGVKGIVLAGVGDGNTTDTAMAGLVDAAKKGVAVVRATRTGSGIVARNIEVNDDKLGLIASMELNPQKARILLMLGLMQTKDPKKLQELFYAY; this is encoded by the coding sequence ATGATCCTGCCGATCCTGGTGTTCCTGCTGGCGCTCGCGCCCGCGGCCTACGCCAAGCCCAAGATCGTGCTGTTGGCGACTGGGGGCACCATTGCCGGCGTGCAACCGGGCCCGAACGATCCCGGCTATAAGGCCGGCGAGGTTTCGGTGGACCAGCTCATCAAGGCCGTGCCGCAGTTAAAAGATATGGCCGACATCAGCGGCGAGCAGATCGCCAGCATCGGCAGTCAGACCATGACCAATGACGTCTGGCTGAAACTCGCGGACCGGGCCAATGCGGTGCTGAAGCAATCCGATGTGACCGGGGTGGTGATCACCCATGGGACCGATACGTTGGAGGAGACCGCTTACTTCCTCAGTCTCGTGGTGAAGAGCGACAAGCCGGTGGTGCTGGTCGGATCGATGCGACCCTCCACGGCCATCGGAGCGGACGGTCCGGCCAACCTGTTCGAGGCGGTGGCGCTGGCGATAAACCCCGAGGCCAGGGGGCGCGGGCCGTTGATCGTCCTCAATGACGAGATCCACTACGCGCGCGAGGCCGAGAAAACCAACAGCACCGAACTCAACACTTTTAAATCCCCAAACCGCGGCCGCGCGGGTGTGATGAACACGGGAATCGCGCACTTCTTTTTCCCGAACAGCGTGCGCCACACCACGAAAAGCCAGTTCTCGGTGGATGGCGTGAAGCCTGAGGATCTGCCCCGGGTCGAGATCGTCTACTCCTATGCCAACTTCGGACGCGACACGATCGATTTCCTGGTCCAGAAAGGCGTCAAGGGGATCGTGCTGGCCGGCGTGGGTGACGGCAATACGACCGATACGGCGATGGCGGGTCTTGTCGACGCGGCGAAGAAGGGTGTGGCCGTGGTCCGTGCGACGCGCACCGGCAGCGGGATCGTCGCACGAAATATCGAGGTGAACGACGACAAGCTGGGTCTGATCGCATCGATGGAATTAAACCCGCAGAAGGCAAGGATCTTATTGATGTTGGGGTTGATGCAGACCAAGGACCCGAAGAAACTCCAGGAACTGTTCTACGCCTATTGA
- the aspT gene encoding aspartate-alanine antiporter, with translation MIEWFVSALRSNPELALFLSIGLGFWIGSWKLGQFSLGGVTGSLLAALLVGQLNVEVPGLVKTVLFMLFLFGTGYSVGPQFFRSLKGDGLRSLAFTIVHCGAGLAVAYFMARLLGLDLGLSAGLLSGGLTQSAAIGTATEAIMALPLPDAERQMLVSHIAVADALSYLFGVVAPIVFLGSIAPRMMGIDLKAEAAAFESKLGIKRVAPNVTSAYQRFAFRAHRVESAEVIGKRATEVEVIRPDGRMFVERLRRGDRIIPVGPDTRVERGDILVLYGRREVVLEVGPRLGPEVDDPELLDFPIEVARVVVTNPEITGRSFSELASWPPARGVGVRSVTRGGQEIPISPETVMDLGDVIELVGPQPTVERAAREIGQVEIPTASTNLMLLGIGIVIGAFVGLPYLMLGSLKLSLTTSVGVLLAGLFFGWFYSVKPALGKIPDASVNLMTQLGLAGFVAVVGLHAGPIFIDAVRDAGPRLLLGGAVVTSVPLLVAFAFGRYFLRMHPVLLIGAMAGGQTLTPALVAIQEKAESQTPVLGYTVPYALANILLTMWGTFMVLLRSQFG, from the coding sequence ATGATCGAGTGGTTCGTCTCGGCCTTGCGCAGCAACCCGGAGCTGGCGCTCTTTCTGTCGATCGGCCTGGGGTTCTGGATCGGGTCGTGGAAGCTCGGCCAATTCAGCCTGGGCGGCGTCACCGGTTCACTGCTCGCCGCGCTGTTGGTCGGCCAATTGAATGTCGAGGTTCCGGGTCTCGTCAAGACCGTGCTGTTCATGCTGTTCCTGTTCGGGACCGGTTATTCGGTCGGGCCGCAGTTTTTTCGTTCTTTGAAGGGGGACGGCCTGCGTTCGCTGGCCTTCACGATCGTGCACTGCGGGGCGGGGCTCGCCGTGGCCTATTTCATGGCGCGACTCCTTGGGCTGGACCTCGGCCTTTCGGCCGGCCTGCTCTCGGGCGGTCTGACCCAATCGGCCGCTATCGGAACCGCGACCGAGGCGATTATGGCGCTCCCGCTTCCGGATGCCGAGCGGCAGATGCTCGTCAGTCACATCGCCGTGGCGGATGCGCTGTCCTATTTGTTCGGCGTGGTGGCGCCCATCGTGTTCCTGGGTTCCATCGCGCCGCGAATGATGGGCATCGATCTCAAGGCCGAGGCGGCAGCGTTCGAGTCGAAGCTCGGGATCAAACGTGTCGCCCCCAATGTCACCTCGGCCTACCAGCGCTTTGCCTTCCGCGCACACCGCGTCGAAAGCGCCGAGGTCATCGGGAAGCGCGCGACCGAGGTGGAGGTGATCCGGCCGGACGGACGGATGTTCGTCGAGCGGCTGCGTCGAGGGGACCGGATCATTCCTGTCGGTCCGGACACACGCGTCGAGCGGGGCGACATCCTCGTCCTCTACGGACGCCGGGAGGTGGTCCTGGAGGTCGGGCCGCGCCTCGGCCCCGAGGTCGACGACCCGGAGCTGCTCGATTTCCCGATTGAGGTCGCCAGGGTCGTCGTGACAAACCCCGAAATCACGGGACGGAGCTTCAGCGAGCTGGCCAGCTGGCCGCCGGCCCGCGGGGTAGGCGTCCGATCGGTCACACGCGGCGGCCAGGAAATCCCGATCTCCCCTGAAACCGTCATGGATCTCGGAGACGTGATAGAGCTGGTCGGACCGCAGCCCACGGTGGAACGCGCCGCGCGGGAGATCGGACAGGTTGAAATCCCCACGGCCAGCACCAACCTCATGCTCCTCGGCATCGGGATTGTAATCGGCGCGTTCGTCGGGCTGCCCTATCTCATGCTGGGGTCCTTAAAACTGTCGCTGACGACCAGTGTCGGGGTGTTGCTGGCCGGTCTGTTCTTCGGCTGGTTCTACTCGGTGAAGCCGGCGCTCGGGAAGATTCCAGACGCCTCGGTCAACCTCATGACCCAGCTCGGGCTGGCCGGATTCGTCGCCGTGGTCGGCCTGCATGCGGGGCCGATCTTCATCGATGCGGTGCGCGACGCCGGCCCGCGGCTTCTGCTCGGCGGCGCGGTGGTCACGTCGGTTCCACTGCTCGTGGCCTTCGCGTTCGGGCGCTATTTTCTGCGGATGCATCCGGTGCTTTTGATCGGCGCCATGGCCGGCGGCCAGACCCTGACCCCGGCGCTCGTCGCGATCCAGGAGAAGGCCGAAAGCCAGACGCCGGTCCTGGGTTATACCGTGCCGTATGCGCTGGCCAACATACTGCTCACCATGTGGGGCACCTTCATGGTGCTGTTGCGATCACAGTTTGGATAA
- the glsA gene encoding glutaminase A, producing the protein MERPKWLHRTAVLVTFTVAVLLVSPFRATAGEVSTDPATLKRLVQEAYNKFKDVKEGKPADYIPELAKVPADLFGVAIVTAKGETYTAGDVDYAFTIQSVSKPFTAALVMQEQGSEAILDKIGVEPTGQKFNSILATQIIPQVSVNPLVNSGAIAAVSMVKAKSAEDRFNKILDFENRLSGAKLKVIEDVYKSEAATNQRNRAHGYILFASDRIYSDPMEAVDVYTRQCSIGVTAKQLAVMGATLADDGMNPITKERVLDARYVPKVLAIMMMAGFYNESGKWAYTAGLPAKTGVGGGIVAVVPGKMAIVGFSPRVNDAGNSVRSAKAIEYIAEQLGANVFGSGR; encoded by the coding sequence ATGGAAAGACCAAAGTGGCTACACCGCACCGCTGTACTGGTAACGTTCACGGTGGCGGTACTTCTGGTATCGCCGTTCCGGGCGACCGCCGGGGAGGTCTCCACGGATCCCGCGACCCTCAAACGCCTCGTGCAGGAGGCCTACAACAAGTTCAAGGATGTCAAGGAAGGCAAGCCCGCGGATTACATCCCGGAGCTGGCCAAGGTGCCGGCCGATCTTTTCGGCGTCGCGATCGTGACGGCGAAGGGCGAAACCTACACCGCCGGCGATGTGGATTATGCCTTCACCATCCAATCGGTCTCCAAGCCGTTCACCGCGGCCCTGGTGATGCAGGAGCAGGGCAGCGAAGCGATCCTGGACAAGATCGGCGTCGAGCCGACCGGCCAGAAGTTCAACTCCATCCTCGCGACACAGATTATTCCGCAGGTGTCGGTCAACCCGCTGGTCAATTCCGGCGCGATCGCGGCGGTCAGCATGGTCAAGGCGAAGTCGGCCGAGGATCGTTTCAACAAGATCCTCGATTTTGAAAATCGCCTCTCGGGGGCCAAGCTTAAGGTGATCGAGGATGTCTACAAGTCCGAGGCGGCTACCAACCAGCGAAACCGGGCCCACGGCTACATCCTGTTCGCTTCGGATCGCATCTATTCCGATCCGATGGAGGCGGTGGACGTCTACACCCGGCAATGCTCCATCGGCGTGACCGCAAAGCAACTCGCGGTGATGGGCGCCACGCTGGCGGACGACGGCATGAACCCGATCACCAAGGAGCGGGTCCTGGATGCGAGGTACGTTCCGAAGGTGCTCGCCATCATGATGATGGCCGGTTTTTATAATGAGTCGGGGAAATGGGCCTACACGGCGGGACTGCCGGCCAAGACCGGTGTCGGGGGCGGTATTGTCGCGGTCGTGCCGGGCAAAATGGCGATCGTCGGCTTCTCGCCGCGCGTGAACGATGCCGGGAACAGCGTGCGCTCCGCCAAGGCGATCGAATACATCGCCGAGCAGCTGGGCGCAAACGTGTTCGGCAGCGGACGATAA